One Phalacrocorax aristotelis chromosome 11, bGulAri2.1, whole genome shotgun sequence DNA segment encodes these proteins:
- the PDZD11 gene encoding PDZ domain-containing protein 11 gives MEGRLPYDDFPVVFLPPYESPPAWVPPHERVYHPDYNNELTQFLPRTIILKKPPGAQLGFNIRGGKASQLGIFISKVIPDSDAHRAGLQEGDQVLSVNDVDFQDIEHSKAVEILKTAREITMRVRYFPYNYQRQKERTVH, from the exons atggAGGGTCGGCTGCCCTACGATGACTTCCCGGTGGTTTTCCTGCCGCCTTACGAGAGCCCGCCCGCCTGGGTGCCGCCGCATGAG AGGGTGTACCACCCCGACTACAACAACGAGCTCACGCAGTTCCTGCCCCGCACCATCATCCTGAAGAAGCCGCCCGGGGCGCAG TTGGGCTTCAACATCCGGGGAGGAAAAGCCTCGCAGCTGGGGATCTTCATCTCTAAG GTGATCCCAGACTCGGATGCccacagagctgggctgcaggaaGGGGACCAGGTGCTCTCAGTGAATGATGTGGATTTCCAGGACATCGAGCACAGCAAG gctGTGGAGATCCTGAAGACGGCCCGTGAAATCACCATGCGTGTGCGTTACTTCCCCTACA ATTACcagagacagaaggaaagaacGGTTCACTAG